In the Helicobacteraceae bacterium genome, one interval contains:
- a CDS encoding L-lactate dehydrogenase has protein sequence MKKEDDRFKIAIIGAGKVGMTAAYALLLGGGFHEIALYGRDKRKLLGEKLDLEHATALSHKTAISIADDPAELTNTDIFIFCAGAAQAIGETRLQLAAKNLKIVDDLTPKLLNASPEAILLMVTNPVDLLTLRAREINHSREGRIFGSGTLLDTARFRFHLSEFLPVHPRSIHAYVLGEHGDHSFPVISSANIGGQPLTSFSEFSREKALEAYYKARDAASAIIESKGATYYGIGASIAKIARSIIANGQSVLTLSAVIDGYYGQSGMALSVPCVLGRNGIERIIKVSLDEGEQAGLKNCVTALKEAYFSSKPQ, from the coding sequence ATGAAAAAAGAAGACGATCGTTTCAAAATTGCGATTATCGGAGCCGGCAAAGTGGGCATGACCGCCGCTTACGCCCTGTTGCTTGGCGGCGGTTTTCACGAGATCGCGCTTTACGGACGCGACAAGCGCAAACTGCTAGGCGAAAAACTCGATCTCGAACACGCTACGGCGCTTTCGCATAAAACCGCGATCTCTATCGCCGACGATCCCGCCGAACTTACCAATACGGATATTTTTATATTTTGCGCGGGCGCGGCGCAAGCGATCGGCGAAACGCGTTTGCAGCTTGCCGCGAAAAATCTTAAAATCGTGGACGATCTAACGCCTAAACTGCTAAACGCCTCGCCCGAAGCGATTTTGCTGATGGTTACAAACCCCGTCGATCTGCTTACTTTGCGCGCGAGAGAGATTAACCATTCGCGCGAAGGGCGGATTTTTGGTAGCGGAACGCTACTCGATACGGCGCGGTTTCGCTTTCATTTGAGCGAATTTTTGCCCGTGCATCCGCGATCGATTCACGCCTATGTGCTTGGCGAACACGGCGATCACAGCTTTCCCGTCATTTCAAGCGCGAATATCGGCGGACAGCCGCTGACGAGTTTTAGCGAGTTTTCGCGCGAAAAGGCGCTAGAAGCGTATTATAAGGCGCGAGACGCGGCGAGCGCGATTATCGAAAGCAAAGGCGCGACCTATTACGGAATCGGCGCGAGCATAGCGAAAATCGCCCGATCGATTATCGCGAACGGGCAGTCCGTCTTAACGCTAAGCGCCGTTATAGACGGCTATTACGGGCAGAGCGGCATGGCGCTCTCCGTGCCGTGCGTGCTGGGCAGAAACGGGATCGAAAGGATCATTAAGGTTTCGCTTGACGAGGGCGAACAAGCGGGTCTAAAAAACTGCGTAACGGCGCTAAAAGAGGCGTATTTCTCAAGCAAGCCCCAATAA
- the fliR gene encoding flagellar type III secretion system protein FliR produces MTDFAFFFTEERVVNFVLLFIRIGAIFIFFPFFSSASIYPTVKAAIAFLIAVSFYPLLPALNFELSGASVLLAVIGEIAFGFAAGFTLNLIFSAVQYAGEQISFAMSFSMASAIDPQSEATSTVIAQFLYLTAILLFLAFDGHHLILFFLAKSLFAAPLGGFVFGYDYLYYAIKGLGWLFVLGTTIAFPILALSLLSDIAFGMIMKTVPSFNLLVVGMPARILLALIVLVMTCGSFALVFKNEFMKAYGALNSLFF; encoded by the coding sequence ATGACCGATTTCGCCTTTTTCTTTACCGAAGAGAGGGTGGTCAATTTCGTTCTGCTGTTTATAAGAATAGGCGCGATTTTTATCTTTTTTCCGTTTTTTTCGTCCGCGTCGATCTATCCTACCGTCAAAGCCGCGATAGCCTTTTTGATCGCCGTTTCTTTTTATCCGCTTTTACCCGCGCTTAATTTCGAGCTAAGCGGCGCGAGCGTATTGTTGGCGGTTATCGGCGAGATCGCTTTTGGCTTTGCCGCCGGTTTTACGTTGAATCTTATATTTAGCGCCGTGCAATACGCGGGGGAGCAGATCAGCTTTGCGATGAGCTTTTCAATGGCGAGCGCGATTGACCCGCAGAGCGAAGCTACTAGCACGGTGATCGCGCAATTTTTATATTTAACGGCGATTCTGCTATTTTTGGCGTTCGACGGGCATCATCTGATCTTATTTTTTCTAGCTAAATCGCTTTTTGCCGCGCCGCTTGGCGGGTTTGTTTTCGGCTACGACTATCTTTACTACGCGATCAAAGGGTTGGGCTGGCTTTTTGTGCTGGGAACGACGATCGCTTTTCCAATTTTGGCTCTTTCGCTGCTTTCGGACATAGCTTTCGGAATGATTATGAAAACGGTGCCGAGCTTTAACCTGCTGGTGGTTGGAATGCCCGCGCGGATACTGCTGGCGCTAATCGTTTTGGTTATGACGTGCGGCTCGTTCGCGCTTGTGTTTAAAAACGAGTTTATGAAGGCTTACGGCGCGCTTAACTCCCTGTTTTTCTAA
- a CDS encoding phosphate ABC transporter substrate-binding protein, PhoT family, whose translation AEGVRLLAINGVEPTIENIQNGSYPLIEEFYIVGKKNDISQNAQKLIDWFLSDQGQALIKDEGYTPIR comes from the coding sequence GCCGAAGGCGTGCGCCTATTAGCGATTAACGGCGTGGAGCCTACGATCGAGAATATACAAAACGGATCGTATCCGCTAATCGAAGAGTTTTATATCGTCGGCAAAAAGAACGATATAAGCCAAAACGCGCAAAAACTGATCGATTGGTTTTTAAGCGATCAAGGGCAAGCGCTAATCAAAGACGAGGGCTATACGCCAATTAGATAA
- a CDS encoding ABC transporter ATP-binding protein, with the protein MNKSTTLLKAENIAHSFEYPLFREVCLEIKGGESLAVLGVSGSGKSTLLHILSSFLKPLSGRAEAFGRDIYALKPAELAKLRRETIGLIFQQHYLFRGFSARENLQVAALLRETQIDLTLLDSLGISHILDQDSASLSGGQQQRLSIARVLTKKPKLLFADEPTGNLDRKTASEAADILFDYARDNQCAFFIVTHDEALAKKADRRYRLENGALIEQ; encoded by the coding sequence ATGAACAAATCAACGACTCTACTTAAAGCCGAAAATATCGCGCACTCGTTTGAATACCCGCTGTTCAGAGAGGTTTGTCTAGAGATTAAAGGCGGCGAAAGCCTTGCCGTGCTTGGCGTAAGCGGGAGCGGAAAAAGCACGCTTTTACATATTCTATCGTCGTTTCTGAAGCCGCTATCGGGCAGGGCGGAGGCTTTTGGCAGAGACATTTACGCGCTTAAACCCGCCGAGCTTGCCAAATTGCGGCGCGAAACGATCGGCTTAATTTTTCAGCAACACTATCTGTTCAGAGGTTTTTCGGCGCGAGAAAATCTACAAGTGGCGGCTTTGCTTCGCGAAACGCAGATCGATTTGACGCTGTTGGACAGCTTGGGCATATCGCATATTTTAGATCAAGATTCCGCTAGTTTATCGGGCGGTCAGCAACAGCGTCTTTCAATTGCCCGCGTGCTTACCAAAAAGCCTAAACTGCTGTTTGCCGACGAGCCGACGGGTAATCTTGATCGCAAAACGGCGAGCGAAGCGGCGGATATTCTGTTCGACTACGCGCGCGATAACCAGTGCGCGTTTTTCATCGTCACTCACGACGAGGCGCTGGCGAAAAAAGCCGATCGTCGCTATCGCCTTGAAAACGGGGCGTTGATAGAGCAATGA